In Denticeps clupeoides chromosome 1, fDenClu1.1, whole genome shotgun sequence, a single window of DNA contains:
- the LOC114788022 gene encoding enhancer of rudimentary homolog has product MSHTILLVQPTKRPEGRTYADYESVNECMEGVCKMYEEHLKRMNPNSPSITYDISQLFDFIDDLADLSCLVYRADTQTYQPYNKDWIKEKIYVLLRRQAQQAGK; this is encoded by the exons ATG tCGCACACCATTCTGCTGGTCCAGCCCACCAAGAGGCCAGAAGGCAGGACGTACGCGGACTACGAGTCTGTAAATGAGTGCATGGAAG gtgtgtgtaaaatgtacgAGGAGCATTTGAAGAGGATGAATCCCAACAGCCCGTCGATCACGTACGACATCAGCCAGCTGTTTGATTTCATCGATGATCTCGCAGATCTTAGCTGCCTGGT GTATCGGGCTGACACTCAGACATACCAGCCATACAACAAAGACTGGATCAAAGAGAAAATCTATGTACTGTTGCGTCGTCAGGCCCAACAAGCTGGTAAATGA